One region of Oryza glaberrima chromosome 7, OglaRS2, whole genome shotgun sequence genomic DNA includes:
- the LOC127780812 gene encoding 4-coumarate--CoA ligase-like 7, with protein MAAPTSMANADGESTRTGYCAATKSFRSLRPPVPLPPPDVPLSFPEFAFSLLPRSSSSSSSSSSLLPANPALVDAATGEAVSFQAFLSRVRALAGALRSRVGLRGGDVAFVLAPAGLDVPVLYFALLSIGAVVSPANPALTPAEVSRLVSLSGASVAFAVSSTATKLPAGLTTVVLLDSPHFRSLLMDCGQAQGQEPLPVVVVRQSETAAIQYSSGTTGRVKAAALPHRSFIAMVAGFHALRAKAREVRTLLGAPMFHSMGFLFVLQGVALGATTVVVTDAVARAGIRGLVEAAERWAVMDMTASPPVVLGMTKQRCRLPALERITCGGAPLPAAAIERFCRRFPHVDLCMGYGSTEAGGISRMISQEECNHIGSAGRVTENVEVKIVDHVTGKPLPAGQQGELWVRGPAVMTGYVGDNEANATTFDSEGWLKTGDLCYIDQDGFLFVVDRLKELIKYKAYQVPPAELELVLHSLPQIVDAAVMPYPHEEAGQIPVALVVKQPGSKLTEAEVMYNVAKQVAPYKKIRKVLFVDSIPKSPSGKILRRELVNHLRLCELSRL; from the exons ATGGCAGCTCCCACCTCCATGGCGAACGCGGATGGCGAGAGCACGCGCACCGGCTACTGCGCCGCGACCAAGTCGTTCCGCAGCCTCCGGCCGCCGgtgccgctgcctccgccggaCGTCCCGCTCTCCTTCCCGGAGTTCGCGTTCTCGCTGCtgccgcggtcgtcgtcgtcgtcgtcgtcgtcgtcgtctcttcTCCCGGCGAACCCGGCGCTCGTCGACGCGGCCACTGGCGAGGCCGTCTCGTTCCAGGCGTTCCTGTCGCGGGTGCGCGCGCTCGCCGGAGCCCTCCGCTCGCGCGTCgggctgcgcggcggcgacgtcgcgtTCGTGCTCGCGCCCGCAGGGCTCGACGTGCCCGTGCTGTACTTCGCGCTCCTCTCCATCGGCGCCGTCGTGTCCCCCGCCAACCCGGCCCTCACCCCCGCCGAGGTTTCCCGCCTCGTCTCCCTCTCCGGCGCATCCGTCGCCTTCGCCGTCTCGTCCACAGCCACCAAGCTCCCCGCTGGCCTCAccaccgtcgtcctcctcgactCGCCACACTTCCGCTCCCTCTTGATGGATTGCGGCCAAGCCCAAGGACAGGAGCcgctgccggtggtggtggtgcggcagtcggagacggcggcgatccAGTACTCCTCGGGGACGACGGGGcgggtgaaggcggcggcgctgcctcaCCGGAGCTTCATCGCCATGGTGGCAGGGTTCCACGCGCTGCGGGCCAAGGCTCGGGAGGTCAGGACGCTGCTCGGCGCCCCGATGTTCCACTCCATGGGGTTCTTGTTCGTGCTGCAGGGCGTCGCGCTGggggcgacgacggtggtggtgacggACGCGGTGGCGCGGGCCGGGATACGGGGgctcgtggaggcggcggagcgttGGGCGGTCATGGACAtgacggcctcgccgccggtggtgctgGGGATGACCAAGCAGAGGTGCCGGCTGCCGGCGCTGGAGCGGATAACCTGCGGCGGCGccccgctgccggcggcggcgatcgaaCGGTTCTGCCGGCGATTCCCCCACGTCGATTTGTGCATG GGTTATGGATCAACCGAGGCAGGTGGCATATCAAGGATGATCAGCCAGGAAGAGTGCAACCACATAGGCTCTGCTGGCCGTGTCACTGAGAATGTCGAGGTAAAGATTGTTGACCATGTAACAGGCAAGCCATTGCCTGCCGGGCAGCAAGGGGAGCTTTGGGTGAGAGGGCCTGCCGTCATGACAG GTTACGTGGGTGACAACGAGGCCAATGCAACCACCTTTGATTCTGAAGGATGGCTGAAAACTGGTGACCTTTGCTATATTGATCAGGACGGGTTTCTTTTTGTAGTTGACAGGCTAAAGGAACTGATTAAATACAAGGCCTACCAG GTACCACCTGCAGAGCTGGAGCTTGTCCTGCATTCTTTGCCACAAATTGTTGATGCTGCAGTTATGCC GTATCCTCACGAAGAAGCAGGGCAGATACCAGTAGCACTTGTCGTAAAGCAACCAGGAAGCAAGCTTACTGAAGCAGAAGTCATGTACAATGTCGCCAAGCAGGTAGCTCCATACAAGAAGATCCGGAAAGTGCTGTTTGTTGACTCCATACCCAAATCGCCATCTGGGAAGATCTTGAGAAGGGAATTGGTAAATCATCTGCGGTTGTGTGAATTGTCGAGATTGTGA